One window of the Paenibacillus beijingensis genome contains the following:
- a CDS encoding tripartite tricarboxylate transporter TctB family protein — MNRNGNKFTADRIGGIATVIIGGITLTESARLYAYRTDVLIGDHVLPAIVGILLCLLGLALTLKKPEERAPEPFPKGKSLFVLFAAFALLVLYRYLIPVTGYFVSTLLVSAGLFKVIGAYRWPKTLLYAGLTAALLYVIFVYWLQTPFPGAILHF, encoded by the coding sequence ATGAATCGAAACGGCAACAAGTTTACCGCCGACCGTATCGGCGGAATCGCGACGGTCATTATCGGGGGGATAACGTTAACCGAATCAGCACGGCTCTACGCCTATCGGACGGACGTTCTCATCGGCGATCATGTGCTCCCCGCCATTGTGGGCATTCTTCTGTGCCTGCTCGGCCTGGCGCTGACGCTCAAGAAGCCGGAGGAGAGGGCGCCGGAGCCGTTTCCGAAAGGCAAATCGCTGTTTGTTTTGTTCGCCGCTTTCGCCCTGCTCGTGCTATACCGCTATCTCATTCCCGTGACGGGTTATTTTGTCAGCACGCTGCTCGTTTCAGCCGGTTTGTTTAAAGTGATCGGCGCCTACCGGTGGCCGAAAACGCTGCTGTATGCCGGGCTTACTGCGGCTCTGCTGTACGTTATTTTCGTCTACTGGCTCCAAACGCCTTTCCCGGGCGCCATTTTGCATTTTTAA
- a CDS encoding FadR/GntR family transcriptional regulator gives MHDFFTLDRSSVSNQVVDHFKRLIQGNKLKAGEKLPAERELARQLNVSRNSIRESYKILATLGFIEIKHGLGVFVSEHNENLDSLASNFLVRSHQFADLFEIRKLLETQGVEWVIQRSTDRQIAALDDFVTGTIGAVLNGPVDAQELAYRDQRFHLTLAQLSGNSVTYRIMQHLTDLLSDVRTEAAKLPKRIEQSWEEHACIMAALKQRDSDAAKAAMMRHLSSMEHALGLTASGGEMP, from the coding sequence ATGCACGATTTTTTCACTCTCGACCGCAGCAGCGTGTCCAATCAGGTGGTCGACCATTTTAAGCGGCTTATACAGGGCAATAAGCTGAAGGCGGGAGAAAAGCTTCCGGCAGAAAGGGAGCTGGCCCGGCAGTTGAACGTGAGCCGGAACTCGATACGGGAATCGTATAAAATTCTCGCCACACTCGGGTTTATTGAAATTAAACACGGGCTGGGGGTATTCGTCAGCGAGCATAACGAAAATTTGGACTCTCTCGCCTCGAATTTTCTGGTGCGGAGCCATCAATTCGCCGATCTGTTCGAAATTCGCAAGCTGCTTGAAACGCAGGGCGTCGAATGGGTCATCCAGCGCTCAACCGACCGGCAAATAGCCGCCCTGGATGACTTCGTGACCGGCACGATCGGGGCCGTGCTAAACGGACCGGTCGACGCGCAGGAGCTCGCTTACCGGGATCAGCGGTTTCATCTAACGCTTGCGCAGCTATCCGGCAATTCCGTCACCTACCGGATTATGCAGCATTTGACGGATCTGCTCAGCGACGTCCGGACCGAGGCGGCCAAATTGCCCAAACGGATCGAGCAGTCATGGGAGGAGCATGCGTGCATCATGGCGGCGCTCAAACAACGGGACTCAGACGCGGCCAAAGCCGCCATGATGCGTCATTTGAGCAGCATGGAACATGCGCTTGGCTTGACAGCTTCGGGAGGAGAAATGCCATGA
- a CDS encoding transposase yields MFLRSFSLLVEQDGQSKCKKGSRQWKKYNRAMKYILSKSYRQLSDAIHKTTRNFVQWCTENEVKEVVVGQVEGVQRNTKKKRRKVVNQKLSNWRFGQILKLLAYKLEEHGTQIHRIDESFTSQQCPCCGRRKKTSTRVYICTCGYTEHRDVHGSKGILSKHLHGDIRYLGKTKKIKYLRIA; encoded by the coding sequence ATATTTCTGCGCAGCTTCTCCCTCCTTGTCGAGCAGGACGGGCAGAGCAAGTGCAAAAAAGGCAGCCGTCAATGGAAAAAATACAACCGGGCGATGAAATACATATTGAGCAAAAGCTACCGTCAATTAAGCGACGCGATCCACAAAACGACACGGAATTTTGTACAGTGGTGCACGGAAAACGAAGTGAAGGAAGTCGTCGTCGGTCAAGTGGAAGGCGTACAGCGCAACACGAAGAAGAAGCGAAGAAAAGTCGTGAATCAAAAACTTTCCAACTGGCGGTTTGGCCAAATCCTGAAGCTGCTTGCCTACAAGCTTGAAGAACACGGGACTCAGATCCATCGGATCGACGAAAGTTTCACGAGTCAACAATGTCCTTGTTGCGGTAGAAGGAAGAAGACTTCTACAAGAGTGTATATCTGTACCTGCGGCTATACGGAGCATCGTGATGTTCACGGCAGCAAAGGGATATTGTCCAAACATCTCCATGGAGATATAAGGTACCTGGGCAAAACCAAAAAGATCAAGTATCTACGGATCGCGTAA
- a CDS encoding redoxin domain-containing protein — translation MTAAFFALALPVLLDKEGEAAQKYEIRPIPSTFFINKDGIIVDGVLGALDQTLLEGKIGNLSIAKMADRTLH, via the coding sequence TTGACGGCTGCCTTTTTTGCACTTGCTCTGCCCGTCCTGCTCGACAAGGAGGGAGAAGCTGCGCAGAAATATGAGATTCGCCCGATTCCGTCCACTTTCTTTATCAATAAAGATGGAATCATTGTGGACGGCGTATTGGGGGCGCTTGACCAGACTTTGCTGGAAGGCAAAATCGGGAACTTATCAATAGCTAAGATGGCTGACCGGACACTCCATTAG
- a CDS encoding RNA-guided endonuclease InsQ/TnpB family protein, whose product MKLVYKWSPSLTAEQLSILEDLAFHTTKLYNIANHRCREEGFLPYVKLEKELKSNWHHDYLHSHTYQQCLKMVEQNWKSFFASSKDFKKNPHKYKGTPQPPKYKHVNNRKNEIIFTKFAIRLQENVLKLSLSKKMQERHQVDSFHVVLDPDNMPFDVTTLQQIRFQWRQSLRTWEMVMIYKQKERVLPKTFTNTMSIDLGVDNLAALTFLEGEDSYLINGKPLKSKNSYYNKEIARLTSIVMKQTGTSEDFIRTRRIRSLQGKRNRYVHNFLHQASRQIVDLAVEHQCRTIVIGKMKGIKQEHPCKMFVQIPHARFVDLITYKAKLAGIKVTSQNEAYTSGCSALDEENISQKSYAPERRIHRGLFVSNMGLVINADVNGSLNILRKYMKQKGSPDLIRSARDNGCLKHPKRILVG is encoded by the coding sequence GTGAAATTGGTCTACAAGTGGTCGCCAAGCCTCACTGCGGAGCAACTTTCTATTTTGGAAGATTTGGCTTTTCATACGACCAAGCTCTACAATATCGCCAATCACCGGTGCCGGGAAGAAGGGTTCCTTCCCTACGTGAAACTGGAGAAAGAACTAAAGTCGAATTGGCACCACGATTATCTCCACTCGCATACCTACCAGCAATGTCTGAAAATGGTGGAGCAAAACTGGAAGAGCTTCTTTGCTTCCAGCAAAGATTTCAAGAAGAACCCGCATAAATATAAAGGCACCCCCCAGCCTCCCAAGTACAAGCACGTCAACAATCGCAAGAATGAAATCATTTTCACCAAGTTTGCGATTCGCTTACAGGAGAATGTGCTCAAGCTATCGTTATCGAAGAAGATGCAGGAACGTCATCAGGTTGACAGTTTTCATGTTGTCCTTGATCCGGACAACATGCCGTTTGACGTCACCACCCTTCAGCAGATTCGATTCCAATGGCGGCAAAGCCTCCGTACATGGGAGATGGTGATGATCTACAAACAGAAAGAACGGGTACTTCCGAAGACCTTTACCAACACCATGTCCATTGATTTGGGCGTCGATAATTTGGCTGCGCTCACGTTCCTGGAAGGCGAGGACAGTTACCTCATCAACGGAAAGCCCTTGAAGAGCAAAAACAGCTACTACAACAAAGAAATCGCGCGTCTGACCTCCATCGTCATGAAGCAAACCGGAACGAGCGAGGACTTCATCCGCACCCGACGCATTCGTTCTCTGCAGGGGAAACGAAACCGGTATGTCCATAACTTTCTGCATCAAGCCAGCCGGCAGATCGTAGATCTGGCTGTGGAGCATCAATGCCGCACGATCGTCATCGGCAAGATGAAAGGCATCAAGCAAGAACATCCATGCAAAATGTTTGTCCAAATCCCTCATGCCCGCTTCGTTGATTTGATCACCTATAAGGCAAAGCTCGCTGGGATTAAGGTAACCAGTCAGAATGAAGCCTACACGAGCGGTTGTTCGGCTTTGGACGAAGAAAACATTTCGCAGAAATCGTATGCGCCGGAGCGCCGGATTCATCGCGGGCTATTCGTATCGAATATGGGACTTGTAATCAATGCGGATGTAAATGGAAGTCTGAATATATTGCGGAAATACATGAAGCAAAAAGGTAGTCCTGATCTGATTCGTTCAGCAAGGGATAATGGGTGCTTGAAGCATCCGAAGCGTATCCTTGTCGGCTAA
- a CDS encoding S-layer homology domain-containing protein, with amino-acid sequence MRTKTNRRPGQISVRLLGLLLLVAFACPFTTFAETQTQTALDVQLIADQDKVAPGGEASFHLLVHNGVGEAVSKASINLFVPLELEVSSAGEAKWLAELRTLQWSVNDIPANGTAAFDFNLKVGADVQAGTSIAISGTAQSDSGVSVTIPAVRLEAGPQTDQPFFKGYPDGKFHPEFNLSRAEAAAVIARIKNLEIKPDPPVQYADVYESHWARDYIVKVTQEGYMQGSGGKFRPDEPITRAEMTALILRLRGIHPVPLPSFGDVDGHWAQDLVGTAKTLGMVDGLTAIAFEPDQFLRRDEAAKLIDIGLSRGPLADGKTEVVQHFPDVDRTHWAFGWIEEASVIAHEGEYAELGKESLIRYLPEQTEEM; translated from the coding sequence ATGAGAACGAAAACAAACAGGAGGCCGGGGCAAATATCGGTGCGCTTGCTTGGGCTGCTGCTGCTCGTTGCCTTCGCCTGCCCTTTCACGACGTTTGCCGAAACGCAAACGCAAACCGCGCTCGATGTACAGCTGATCGCCGACCAGGATAAGGTGGCTCCGGGCGGGGAGGCGTCGTTTCATTTGCTCGTACATAATGGCGTCGGCGAAGCGGTATCGAAAGCAAGCATTAACCTTTTTGTCCCTTTGGAACTGGAAGTAAGCTCGGCGGGCGAAGCCAAGTGGCTTGCCGAACTGAGAACGCTGCAGTGGAGCGTGAACGATATACCGGCGAACGGCACCGCCGCTTTCGATTTCAACCTGAAGGTCGGAGCAGACGTGCAGGCGGGTACTTCGATTGCCATAAGCGGCACAGCCCAATCGGATTCGGGGGTGTCGGTGACGATTCCCGCCGTCCGGCTGGAAGCGGGTCCGCAGACGGACCAGCCGTTCTTTAAAGGCTATCCGGACGGCAAGTTCCATCCCGAATTCAATCTGAGCCGGGCGGAAGCGGCGGCGGTTATCGCCCGCATCAAAAACCTCGAAATAAAGCCGGACCCGCCCGTCCAATACGCCGATGTATACGAAAGCCACTGGGCTCGCGATTATATCGTCAAAGTGACGCAGGAAGGGTACATGCAAGGAAGCGGCGGCAAATTCCGGCCGGACGAGCCGATTACGCGGGCGGAAATGACCGCGCTCATTTTGCGGCTGCGCGGAATTCATCCCGTTCCGCTGCCTTCCTTCGGCGACGTAGACGGCCACTGGGCGCAGGATTTGGTCGGCACCGCCAAAACGCTCGGAATGGTGGACGGTCTCACAGCCATCGCGTTCGAACCGGACCAATTTCTGCGGCGCGACGAGGCGGCCAAGCTGATCGATATCGGGCTGTCCAGAGGTCCGCTTGCCGATGGCAAAACAGAGGTCGTGCAGCATTTTCCCGACGTCGATCGTACGCATTGGGCGTTCGGCTGGATCGAGGAAGCGTCTGTTATAGCTCATGAAGGCGAGTACGCCGAGCTCGGCAAAGAATCGTTAATCCGGTACTTGCCGGAGCAGACCGAGGAGATGTAA
- a CDS encoding carbohydrate ABC transporter permease, with protein sequence MKLAKQAPQLQQPAEQAGQAMQIKQATVKRANRTGAPYTPGMLILELLMIALAVAFFFPLYITFVNGLKTYQEVVVSTVSLPHVFQFKNFGTVWKQINFLGVFINSLIVTVVSVGGILLISSAAAYQLVRRPGRISQIIFLAILSSLVIPFQTMMVPLVKVAKDMGLIDTLYGLIIMYWGFGIPLALFLYHGFIKSIPRELEEAAHIDGSGTAGVYFRILLPLLKPITTTIAILQALWIWNDFLLPLITLNAKENQTIPLAASVYFGQYTNEWHLAMAALTMAIIPIILFFLSMQRYIIQGITAGAVKG encoded by the coding sequence GTGAAGCTCGCAAAGCAGGCACCTCAGCTCCAACAACCGGCAGAGCAGGCGGGGCAAGCGATGCAGATCAAGCAAGCAACGGTCAAACGGGCAAACCGGACCGGCGCCCCGTATACGCCCGGCATGCTGATCCTCGAGCTGCTGATGATCGCGCTTGCGGTCGCGTTCTTTTTTCCGCTGTATATTACGTTTGTCAACGGGCTGAAAACATATCAGGAAGTCGTTGTCTCAACCGTCTCGCTGCCGCATGTATTCCAGTTCAAAAACTTCGGAACCGTCTGGAAGCAAATTAATTTCCTGGGGGTATTCATCAATTCCCTCATCGTAACCGTCGTTTCCGTAGGCGGCATTCTGCTTATCAGCTCGGCCGCGGCCTATCAATTGGTGCGCCGGCCCGGCCGGATCAGCCAGATCATCTTCCTTGCCATTCTGTCTTCGCTCGTCATCCCGTTCCAGACGATGATGGTTCCGCTCGTCAAAGTGGCCAAAGATATGGGGCTGATCGATACGCTGTACGGCCTCATCATCATGTACTGGGGCTTTGGCATCCCGCTTGCCCTCTTCCTGTATCACGGCTTCATCAAGTCGATTCCGCGGGAGCTGGAGGAGGCGGCCCATATCGACGGCAGCGGCACTGCTGGGGTTTACTTCCGCATACTGCTGCCGCTTCTGAAGCCGATTACGACGACGATCGCCATTCTGCAGGCGCTTTGGATCTGGAACGATTTTCTGCTGCCGCTTATTACGCTGAACGCCAAGGAAAATCAGACGATTCCGCTCGCCGCATCCGTTTATTTCGGGCAGTATACGAATGAATGGCATTTGGCGATGGCGGCGCTGACGATGGCGATCATCCCGATCATTCTGTTCTTCCTGTCGATGCAGCGTTATATTATTCAGGGCATTACGGCCGGCGCTGTGAAGGGATAA
- a CDS encoding carbohydrate ABC transporter permease has protein sequence MSKTKARHMAAYTAFVAPAVLFFILIIVIPFFRAILFSFQDWNGISSHIRWAGWSNYTKLMHDSGFGKSFVFTFKYVIATTILLNVLGLLLALVLNMALRTKNVLRTAFFLPYVIGPVIIGFIWQFIITGLFPEIGKATGLALFQKNWLSLPDHSFWSLVIVTVWHSAGYFMVIYLAALQGVPKDLLEAAEMDGAGRYLRFWHVLLPLIRPAMTINLFLAISNGFKAFDLNFALTRGGPFGTTESLAYHIYLDAFAKNLFTYASAKAVVFFLVLASITLVQVAAMKRREVEL, from the coding sequence GTGAGTAAAACGAAAGCCCGCCATATGGCTGCATATACGGCGTTTGTTGCGCCGGCGGTACTCTTTTTTATCCTGATCATCGTCATTCCGTTCTTCAGGGCGATCCTGTTCTCGTTTCAGGATTGGAACGGAATCAGCAGCCATATCCGCTGGGCGGGATGGAGCAATTATACGAAGCTCATGCACGATTCCGGATTTGGCAAATCGTTTGTTTTTACGTTCAAATACGTCATTGCCACTACCATTCTCCTTAACGTTCTGGGGCTGCTTCTCGCGCTGGTCCTGAATATGGCGCTGCGGACGAAAAATGTGCTGCGGACGGCTTTCTTCCTGCCTTATGTGATCGGTCCGGTCATTATCGGCTTTATTTGGCAGTTTATCATTACCGGCTTGTTCCCTGAAATCGGCAAAGCGACGGGCCTGGCCCTGTTCCAGAAAAACTGGCTCAGCCTCCCCGACCACTCCTTCTGGTCGCTCGTCATCGTAACGGTATGGCATTCGGCGGGCTACTTCATGGTCATTTACTTGGCGGCTCTGCAGGGTGTGCCGAAGGATCTGCTCGAAGCGGCCGAAATGGACGGAGCGGGACGGTACCTCCGCTTCTGGCACGTGCTGCTGCCGCTCATCCGGCCGGCGATGACGATCAATCTGTTTCTGGCCATTTCGAACGGCTTCAAAGCGTTCGACCTCAACTTCGCATTAACGAGGGGCGGGCCGTTCGGGACGACGGAATCGCTCGCTTATCATATTTATTTGGACGCATTCGCGAAAAACCTGTTTACGTACGCATCGGCCAAAGCCGTCGTGTTCTTCCTCGTGCTGGCCTCGATCACCTTGGTGCAGGTCGCGGCGATGAAACGAAGGGAGGTGGAATTGTGA
- a CDS encoding ABC transporter substrate-binding protein: MRKRLEVVRQRMTVGIAAVVLLTGLAGCAGGSEPNESGEAQQSGTTNESGGGTSAAGNEKITIKLMQFKIEITDKVKAMAADYMAEHPNVVIETQVTKDYETLLKTRFASGDEPDVFMTKAFTDIADWSDKLADLSNEPWMASVSPSAVDGMTVNGQKLGFPVAFEGYGFIYNKDLFAKAGIDQVPTTLTELKQANEKLKAANISSYTEGYKEWWVLGQHLFNLPFAYEKDPVASIDKINKGEIKVSDIANMNGFFDVLDQTVTYGKGAESVGSSYDNQVSDFASGKTAMMQQGVWTIDSIVKINPDIKMGMFAIPLNDTAADTKMPVGVPGYYVINKNAKNLDECKKFLTWLHDNGQKYLVDSFKLIPAFTDLKTTPELGPLAADLSAYVEKNQTIPWAHTLWPTGANQEFAKPLQAYVGGMLSKEKTLEEVQKIWDDRVKK, from the coding sequence ATGCGTAAACGGTTGGAAGTGGTGCGTCAACGGATGACGGTCGGTATCGCCGCAGTGGTGCTCCTGACGGGGCTTGCCGGCTGTGCCGGAGGGAGCGAGCCGAACGAAAGCGGCGAAGCGCAGCAGAGCGGTACGACAAACGAAAGCGGCGGCGGCACTTCGGCAGCGGGCAATGAAAAAATTACGATCAAGTTGATGCAGTTTAAAATCGAAATTACCGACAAAGTGAAAGCGATGGCTGCCGACTATATGGCGGAGCACCCGAACGTTGTGATCGAGACGCAGGTGACGAAGGACTACGAGACGCTGCTCAAAACCCGTTTCGCTTCCGGAGACGAACCGGACGTGTTCATGACCAAGGCGTTTACGGATATTGCCGATTGGTCCGACAAATTGGCCGATCTGTCGAATGAGCCGTGGATGGCCAGCGTCTCTCCTTCCGCCGTCGACGGAATGACCGTAAACGGCCAGAAGCTGGGCTTCCCGGTCGCGTTTGAAGGCTACGGCTTTATTTATAATAAGGACCTGTTTGCAAAAGCGGGCATCGATCAGGTGCCAACGACGCTGACGGAGCTGAAGCAGGCGAACGAGAAGCTGAAGGCGGCGAATATTTCGTCCTATACCGAGGGCTACAAGGAATGGTGGGTGCTCGGCCAGCACCTGTTCAATCTGCCGTTTGCCTACGAGAAGGATCCCGTCGCATCCATCGATAAAATCAACAAAGGCGAAATAAAAGTGAGCGACATCGCGAACATGAACGGCTTCTTCGATGTGCTCGATCAGACCGTCACATACGGTAAAGGCGCGGAGTCGGTCGGATCCAGCTACGACAACCAGGTATCGGATTTCGCCTCGGGTAAAACAGCGATGATGCAGCAGGGCGTCTGGACGATCGATTCGATTGTGAAAATCAACCCGGACATTAAGATGGGCATGTTTGCGATTCCGCTGAACGATACGGCCGCCGATACGAAAATGCCGGTCGGCGTTCCGGGCTACTATGTCATCAACAAGAACGCCAAAAACCTCGACGAATGCAAAAAGTTTCTGACCTGGCTCCACGACAACGGCCAAAAGTACCTGGTCGATTCCTTCAAGCTCATCCCGGCGTTCACCGATCTGAAAACGACGCCGGAGCTTGGCCCCCTTGCCGCGGATTTGAGCGCTTACGTCGAGAAGAATCAGACGATTCCGTGGGCGCACACGCTGTGGCCGACGGGCGCGAACCAGGAGTTTGCCAAGCCGCTGCAGGCTTATGTGGGCGGCATGCTGAGCAAGGAGAAAACGCTGGAAGAGGTTCAAAAGATTTGGGATGACCGGGTGAAAAAATAA
- a CDS encoding response regulator transcription factor, producing MKVLIVDDEEHVREGIELAVDWDQFGIAERLTAENGIEAMEMIRLHKPAVLFCDMSMPGMDGTELLRLLREESWDTQVIVVSGYDHYSYTRAALRADGVDYLLKPFRKSDLEQALARAVKAWKRQESTLREERERGHKLRQADALLDEHKLAAYFKGETSFHDGIREIFYKIGLSVQHVGVAFVLPCNRSALVDRRYFGDGELFYFAVNNIAHETLTPLGSHYLCRLDDYQWMLLVSPERGPRTADEYRRYMNRVTEAWRQTLGLETLIGLSGAGASADTLPAAIGASRSSLLKCDLLASGSPSKPGKEAPRLADQYILLQAAMKNGNKAYAAEIIRSFTGMLRQRGTLTLKELQVYTLEANVLLERASRPGMSGNDDADFSMPQWIGDLNEWERLFIQTWWRLMEQGAGDGGSRGIETIRQYILEHFQEDLSLSTLSERFHFSPQYIAKKFKELYHTTVMTYLTELRVEKAGSLLAHTDMPVAEMASVLGYADENYFGKVFKKHTGLSPLQFRKQRRHS from the coding sequence GTGAAAGTATTAATTGTGGACGACGAGGAACATGTCAGGGAGGGCATTGAGCTTGCCGTTGACTGGGACCAATTCGGCATTGCCGAACGGTTGACGGCGGAGAACGGCATCGAGGCGATGGAGATGATCCGCCTTCATAAACCGGCTGTTTTGTTTTGCGACATGAGCATGCCGGGCATGGACGGCACGGAGCTGCTCCGCTTGCTCCGCGAGGAGAGCTGGGATACGCAGGTCATCGTCGTCAGCGGCTATGATCATTATTCCTATACGAGAGCGGCTTTGCGGGCGGACGGCGTCGATTATTTGCTCAAGCCGTTTCGCAAAAGCGATCTGGAGCAGGCGCTTGCGCGCGCGGTGAAGGCTTGGAAGCGGCAGGAGTCGACTCTGCGCGAGGAACGCGAGCGAGGGCATAAGCTGCGGCAGGCGGATGCGCTGCTCGACGAGCACAAGCTCGCCGCCTATTTTAAAGGAGAGACCTCCTTTCATGACGGGATCCGCGAAATTTTCTACAAAATCGGGCTGTCCGTTCAGCACGTCGGCGTCGCATTCGTGCTGCCCTGCAACCGGAGCGCGCTTGTGGACCGGCGCTATTTCGGCGACGGGGAGCTGTTTTACTTTGCGGTCAACAATATTGCCCATGAAACGTTAACGCCGCTCGGCTCCCATTATTTGTGCCGGCTGGACGATTACCAGTGGATGCTGCTGGTCTCCCCTGAGCGCGGGCCCCGCACTGCCGATGAATACCGCCGCTATATGAACCGGGTTACAGAGGCGTGGCGGCAAACGCTCGGACTCGAAACGCTTATCGGCTTAAGCGGCGCGGGCGCATCGGCGGATACGCTGCCGGCTGCCATCGGTGCGTCGCGTTCGTCGCTGCTCAAATGCGACCTTCTCGCCTCCGGCTCCCCATCCAAGCCGGGCAAGGAAGCGCCGCGCCTTGCGGATCAATACATCCTGCTGCAGGCGGCCATGAAAAACGGCAATAAGGCGTATGCGGCCGAGATCATTCGCTCGTTTACCGGCATGCTGCGCCAGCGGGGGACGCTGACGCTCAAGGAATTGCAGGTGTATACGCTCGAGGCCAACGTCTTATTGGAACGGGCAAGCCGCCCGGGCATGTCGGGCAACGATGACGCGGATTTTTCAATGCCGCAGTGGATCGGCGATTTGAATGAATGGGAGCGGCTGTTCATCCAGACGTGGTGGCGCCTAATGGAACAAGGAGCGGGCGATGGCGGCAGCCGGGGAATCGAGACGATCCGGCAATATATCCTTGAACATTTTCAGGAGGATCTGTCCTTGTCGACGCTCTCCGAGCGCTTTCACTTCAGCCCTCAGTATATCGCCAAGAAGTTCAAGGAACTGTATCACACGACCGTCATGACGTATCTGACCGAGCTGCGTGTGGAGAAGGCCGGCTCTCTCCTTGCGCATACCGATATGCCGGTCGCGGAAATGGCGTCGGTACTCGGATATGCGGACGAAAATTATTTCGGCAAAGTGTTCAAGAAGCATACCGGCTTGTCACCGCTGCAGTTCCGCAAGCAGCGCAGACATTCATAG